Within Bacteroidales bacterium, the genomic segment CATCCTTGCCTGTCAATATCATACATAGCATATACTTACAAGCTACAGAAGAAAACAAAAATTGGCAAACCCTTACTCATATTCTCAATGAATTATTCCAATTTACATTTGATCGTCAGACTATCTTGGTATGTATGGGAGGTGGTGTGGTTTGTGATTTAGGGGGATTTGTGGCCTCTATTCTAAAGCGCGGCATTAAACTAGTACTCATACCTACCACTTTGCTTTCTATGACTGATGCAGCTATCGGTGGGAAAAACGGCGTAAATTTTACAAGTTTCAAAAACCAAATAGGAAGCTTTCATATTCCCGACTTTGTTTTCATTTACAGACCATTTTTGGAAACCTTGCCTACTGAACACTTATTAAGTGGTTACGCTGAAATGCTTAAACATGCTTTAATAGCGGATATCAATCTTTTTAAAAACCTCAATAGGGCTTTTTCTCCAGAAATACCATCGCTTCCTTGGATTGCTCAAAGCATTCGTATCAAGCTTCGAATTGTTAAAGAAGACCCTCATGAAAAAAACAAAAGAAGGCTTCTCAATTTTGGTCATACCATTGGCCATGCTCTAGAAAGCTATTACATGGAAAAACAGCAACCCATCCTTCACGGCAATGCTATTGCTCTTGGAATGATCGAAGAGATTTTT encodes:
- a CDS encoding 3-dehydroquinate synthase; this translates as MKSQKTYFVLGGNKHPVFVSDDMFVFSKAWRWRIGTHKTSQVFLLKDFQFHQYFPNIEKDLFSSLPVNIIHSIYLQATEENKNWQTLTHILNELFQFTFDRQTILVCMGGGVVCDLGGFVASILKRGIKLVLIPTTLLSMTDAAIGGKNGVNFTSFKNQIGSFHIPDFVFIYRPFLETLPTEHLLSGYAEMLKHALIADINLFKNLNRAFSPEIPSLPWIAQSIRIKLRIVKEDPHEKNKRRLLNFGHTIGHALESYYMEKQQPILHGNAIALGMIEEIFFSSQLLPDHSKKIFLATDFIHKHYPHYPIPSWEKLVNYILHDKKKNTHHLDIVLLKNIGTAVIKKISIDELKSLHEKFLTS